TTTGATTTAGATGGTACGCTGATTGATACAAATGAATTAATTATTGCCTCTTTTATGCACACGATTGAGCAGCATGGAGGCCGTTCATATTCCAGGCAGGAAGTGCTTGATTTTATCGGCCCTCCTTTAAAAGAAAGCTTAAGTAAAATCGATCCGGACCGGGTAGACGAATTAATTGAAGTTTACCGCAAACACAACATTGAACATCACAATGCTTATGTGAAAGCCTATGAAGGTGTGGTAGAAACGGTCCAGTTGCTGAAAGAAAGAGGCTTTAAACTGGGAATTGTAACGACCAAACTGCGTAACACAGTCGAACTTGGTCTCAATATCACCGGCCTTGATGGTCTGTTCGATACGATCATAACGTTAGACGATGTGACAAATGCAAAACCTCATCCAGAACCAGTAGCTAAAGCACTGCAAGCGTTAGATTCGTGTGCAAGCGAGGCACTTATGGTTGGAGATAACACCCATGATATTGAGGGAGGTAAGAATGCGGGCACGAAAACTGCAGGAGTAGCCTGGACAGTCAAAGGCAGGGAAGTGCTTGAACAGCTTCATCCAGACTATATGTTAATGCAAATGAACGATTTGTTGGAAATAACTGGAGGATAAAAAATGAGAAAGACTGAGCGGTATAGAGTGCATGGGGCGAATTCGCTGTGGCACATATATAAAACGGTACCTTTCTTCAAAGTAATAAAAAACTTTATCGTGATTCAGATTGCCCGTTATACGCCTATCTTGAAAGTAAAGAACTGGCTGTATCGCTCTTTGTTGCAGATGGAAGTGGGCAGGGAAACCGCATTTGCGCTTATGGTAATGGTAGATATTATGTTCCCGGAGCGGATATCGGTTGGTCGTAATAGTGTCATTGGCTACAACACAACGATTCTTGCTCATGAGTACTTAATTAAGGAATACAGACTGGGAGACGTGGTCATTGGTGATGAGGTGATGATAGGAGCTAATACCACCATTCTTCCTGGGGTAACTATTGGAAATGGAGCTATTATTTCTGCCGGTACGCTCGTTCATAAAGACGTTCCTCCCGGCGTATTCGTTGGAGGAAATCCAATGACTGTTATCTATTCTAAGGAAGAGATGGACAAGCGAGCAGCGGTGGATGAGTTTTTGAAAGGTGGGGAAGCTGAATATGGAGATTGAACAGCAGGTGCTTCCAGCCGTGAAAAAGATCAAAGACTTCGAGAAGCTATTGGATAGCAGCACCACCTATATTATTATCCTTGACAGTAGGCTGGGTCTACTAAAAAAGCTAGTGAAAGTCGGCCATAAAGCGAGCAAAAAAGTGTTTGTGCATGTTGATTTAATCCAAGGACTGAGAGCAGATGAGTATGGCATGGAATTTCTAGGCCAGGAAGTAAAACCTGATGGAATCATTTCTACTCGGTCACAAGCAATCATTCAGGCGAAAAAATATAATCTTTGTACCGTACAACGGTTGTTTTTAATTGACAGTCAGGCGATTAATCATCATATGAAACTTATCCAAAAAACAAAGCCTGACTATGTGGAAGTTTTGCCAGGGATTTTACCGGGAATGATAACAGAGATTAAGGATCGTTTAGGCGTACCAGTAATCGCTGGCGGATTAATCCGTACCCATGAAGAAATTGAGGACGCCATCGGTGCAGGTGCTTCTGCGGTATCTACTTCACGGGCGGCACTATGGCCATCCTAAGGCTGTTACATAACGATTCGTGAATAGAAGCTGAAGATCCACACAATGATTTGGAAAATAGAATCATTGTGTGGATTTTTTCTTAGGCGGTCCACTCTTGATAGAGGAGGGATGAATTTTGACAGAGTTCATGGGCGAATTAATTGGGACGATGATCC
This Halobacillus salinarum DNA region includes the following protein-coding sequences:
- a CDS encoding glycerol-3-phosphate responsive antiterminator, yielding MEIEQQVLPAVKKIKDFEKLLDSSTTYIIILDSRLGLLKKLVKVGHKASKKVFVHVDLIQGLRADEYGMEFLGQEVKPDGIISTRSQAIIQAKKYNLCTVQRLFLIDSQAINHHMKLIQKTKPDYVEVLPGILPGMITEIKDRLGVPVIAGGLIRTHEEIEDAIGAGASAVSTSRAALWPS
- the ppaX gene encoding pyrophosphatase PpaX — translated: MSIRTILFDLDGTLIDTNELIIASFMHTIEQHGGRSYSRQEVLDFIGPPLKESLSKIDPDRVDELIEVYRKHNIEHHNAYVKAYEGVVETVQLLKERGFKLGIVTTKLRNTVELGLNITGLDGLFDTIITLDDVTNAKPHPEPVAKALQALDSCASEALMVGDNTHDIEGGKNAGTKTAGVAWTVKGREVLEQLHPDYMLMQMNDLLEITGG
- a CDS encoding acyltransferase, giving the protein MRKTERYRVHGANSLWHIYKTVPFFKVIKNFIVIQIARYTPILKVKNWLYRSLLQMEVGRETAFALMVMVDIMFPERISVGRNSVIGYNTTILAHEYLIKEYRLGDVVIGDEVMIGANTTILPGVTIGNGAIISAGTLVHKDVPPGVFVGGNPMTVIYSKEEMDKRAAVDEFLKGGEAEYGD